From Acidovorax sp. FHTAMBA, one genomic window encodes:
- the ampD gene encoding 1,6-anhydro-N-acetylmuramyl-L-alanine amidase AmpD, protein MTRSAETAGEGLPLWDGGWHRAATRLESPNHGARPSLAGSPIDLIVVHSISLPPGEYGGNAVQQLFTNTLDWDAHPYFQSIRGLKVSSHFFIERSGALWQFVDCDHRAWHAGQSAYRGRSQCNDDSIGIELEGLEGHTFDPAQYQTLASLCLDIARRYPIKHVAGHEHIAPGRKHDPGPGFDWAQLKQSLNWPARRFPAATGPGQQGIR, encoded by the coding sequence ATGACGAGATCGGCTGAAACGGCGGGTGAAGGACTCCCACTTTGGGACGGGGGATGGCACCGCGCGGCCACGAGGCTCGAATCTCCCAACCACGGTGCGCGCCCCAGCCTGGCTGGCTCCCCCATCGACCTCATCGTGGTGCATTCGATCAGTCTGCCGCCCGGCGAATATGGCGGAAACGCCGTGCAGCAGCTCTTCACCAACACCCTCGACTGGGACGCCCATCCCTATTTTCAGAGCATCCGGGGCCTGAAGGTGTCGTCGCACTTCTTCATCGAGCGGTCCGGCGCTCTTTGGCAGTTTGTTGATTGCGACCACCGGGCGTGGCATGCGGGTCAATCCGCTTACCGCGGACGCAGCCAATGCAATGACGATTCCATCGGCATCGAACTGGAGGGTCTGGAAGGACATACGTTCGATCCCGCGCAGTACCAGACATTGGCCTCGCTCTGCCTCGATATCGCGCGCCGTTACCCCATAAAACACGTAGCGGGGCATGAGCACATAGCACCGGGCCGCAAGCATGATCCGGGCCCGGGTTTCGACTGGGCGCAGCTGAAGCAATCCCTGAACTGGCCAGCGCGCCGGTTTCCTGCTGCCACCGGTCCTGGCCAGCAAGGCATCCGCTGA
- a CDS encoding ribonucleoside-diphosphate reductase subunit alpha, with the protein MQAALNTPSTPHATPTEVPANQSAQAMAGSSLAHYQIIRRNGAVVPFEPQKIAVAMMKAFLAVHGTQGAASASVREVVDTLTSNVTRALMRSRPGGGTFHIEDVQDQVELGLMRGGHHEIARAYVLYRERRTQERARQAEQQSPAVSIPLLHVLDGGERVALDSHRLQALIESACVNLGADVKADPIVAETMRNLYDGVPMDEVYKASILAARTLIEKDPDYTYATARLLLHTIVREVLGREVTQDGMGQAYIEYFPQFIKKGVDNDLLDERLMQYDLQRLGAALKADRDLKFDYLGLQTLYDRYFLHVKKTRIELPQAFFMRVAMGLALNETDREARAIEFYEVLSSFDFMSSTPTLFNSGTLRSQLSSCYLTTVPDDLDGIYESIKENALLSKFAGGLGNDWTRVRALGSHIKGTNGESQGVVPFLKVVNDTAVAVNQGGKRKGAVCTYLETWHLDIEEFLELRKNTGDDRRRTHDMNTANWIPDLFMRRVMEKGTWTLFSPSNVPDLHDLFGADFEKAYVAYEEKAARGEIKPAKTIQATDLWRKMLTMLFETGHPWITFKDACNVRSPQQHAGVVHSSNLCTEITLNTSDTETAVCNLGSVNLLQHIKDGQIDHDKLKKTITVAMRMLDNVIDINYYAVKKARDSNLRHRPVGLGVMAFQDSLYELRIPYASQEAVEFADKSMEAICYYAYWASTELAKERGKYSSYKGSLWDRGILPFDTLDMLAQARGGYVEVDRSSTLDWDALRKKIALDGMRNSNCVAIAPTATISNIIGVDASIEPSFGNLSVKSNLSGEFTIINGGLVRDLKRLGLWDDVMIMDLKHFKGSLHPIDRVPQDIKALYSTAFEVEPQWLVEAASRRQKWIDQAQSLNIYMAGASGKKLDDTYKLAWIRGLKTTYYLRTQSATHVEMSTVNTRQLNAVSSGNDGGSSASLATPHARPSALEAAAAAAAQQTSAVPATDVKFCAIDDPGCEACQ; encoded by the coding sequence ATGCAAGCTGCTTTGAACACGCCTTCCACGCCCCACGCCACGCCCACCGAGGTACCAGCCAACCAGTCCGCGCAAGCAATGGCTGGCAGCTCTCTAGCGCACTATCAGATCATTCGCCGAAATGGCGCGGTCGTGCCATTTGAACCGCAGAAAATCGCAGTCGCAATGATGAAGGCCTTTCTGGCCGTTCATGGAACTCAGGGCGCGGCCTCCGCCAGCGTGCGCGAAGTGGTCGATACGTTGACCAGCAACGTCACACGCGCTCTGATGCGGTCCCGTCCTGGCGGCGGCACCTTCCACATAGAAGATGTGCAGGACCAGGTCGAGCTGGGCCTGATGCGTGGCGGCCACCACGAAATTGCCCGCGCCTATGTGCTGTACCGCGAGCGCCGTACGCAAGAGCGCGCCCGCCAGGCCGAACAGCAAAGCCCTGCGGTGTCCATTCCCCTGCTGCATGTGCTCGATGGCGGCGAGCGCGTCGCACTGGACTCGCACCGCCTGCAGGCATTGATTGAATCAGCCTGCGTGAACCTCGGTGCCGACGTGAAGGCCGACCCCATCGTGGCCGAGACCATGCGCAACCTGTATGACGGTGTGCCCATGGACGAGGTCTACAAGGCCTCGATCCTTGCTGCGCGTACCCTCATCGAGAAGGACCCGGACTACACCTATGCCACCGCCCGCCTGCTGCTGCACACCATCGTGCGCGAAGTGCTGGGCCGCGAGGTGACGCAGGATGGCATGGGCCAGGCGTATATCGAATATTTCCCGCAGTTCATCAAGAAGGGCGTGGACAACGACCTGCTGGATGAGCGCCTGATGCAGTACGACTTGCAACGCCTGGGCGCCGCACTCAAGGCAGACCGCGATCTGAAGTTTGATTACCTCGGTTTGCAGACCCTGTACGACCGCTACTTCCTGCACGTCAAAAAAACCCGCATCGAGCTGCCGCAGGCCTTCTTCATGCGTGTGGCCATGGGCCTGGCGCTCAATGAAACCGATCGCGAAGCCCGCGCCATCGAGTTCTATGAAGTGCTCTCGTCGTTCGACTTCATGTCGTCCACCCCCACGCTGTTCAACAGTGGCACCCTGCGCTCGCAGCTGTCCAGCTGCTACCTGACCACGGTGCCCGACGACCTGGATGGCATCTACGAGTCGATCAAGGAAAACGCCCTGCTGTCCAAGTTTGCTGGCGGCCTGGGCAACGACTGGACTCGCGTGCGCGCCCTGGGCTCCCACATCAAGGGCACGAATGGCGAATCGCAGGGCGTGGTGCCCTTCCTCAAGGTGGTCAACGACACGGCCGTGGCGGTGAACCAGGGCGGCAAGCGCAAGGGCGCCGTCTGCACCTACCTGGAAACCTGGCACCTGGACATCGAAGAGTTCCTGGAACTGCGCAAGAACACCGGCGACGATCGCCGCCGCACGCACGACATGAACACGGCCAACTGGATCCCTGACCTGTTCATGCGCCGCGTGATGGAAAAGGGCACCTGGACGCTGTTCTCCCCTTCTAACGTGCCCGACCTGCACGATCTGTTTGGCGCCGACTTCGAAAAGGCCTATGTGGCCTACGAAGAAAAGGCTGCACGTGGCGAGATCAAGCCCGCCAAGACGATCCAGGCCACGGACCTCTGGCGCAAAATGCTGACCATGCTGTTCGAGACCGGCCACCCCTGGATCACCTTCAAGGATGCCTGCAACGTGCGCTCGCCCCAGCAGCACGCTGGCGTAGTGCATTCTTCCAACCTGTGCACCGAGATCACGCTCAACACCAGCGACACCGAAACCGCCGTCTGCAACCTCGGTTCGGTCAACCTGCTGCAGCACATCAAGGACGGTCAGATCGACCACGACAAGCTCAAGAAAACCATCACGGTCGCCATGCGCATGCTCGACAACGTGATCGACATCAACTACTACGCCGTCAAGAAGGCCCGCGATTCCAACCTGCGCCACCGCCCGGTCGGCCTGGGTGTGATGGCATTCCAGGACAGCCTGTACGAACTGCGCATCCCCTACGCTTCGCAAGAGGCGGTGGAATTCGCCGACAAGTCGATGGAAGCCATCTGCTACTACGCCTACTGGGCGTCCACCGAACTGGCCAAGGAGCGCGGAAAGTACTCCAGCTACAAGGGCTCGCTGTGGGATCGCGGCATCCTGCCTTTCGACACGCTGGACATGCTCGCGCAGGCCCGGGGCGGCTATGTGGAAGTGGACCGCTCTTCCACGCTCGACTGGGATGCGCTGCGCAAGAAGATTGCGCTGGACGGCATGCGCAACTCCAATTGCGTGGCCATTGCGCCCACCGCCACCATCTCCAACATCATCGGCGTCGATGCGTCGATCGAGCCCTCGTTTGGAAACCTGTCGGTCAAGTCCAACCTGTCGGGGGAATTCACCATCATCAACGGTGGTCTGGTGCGTGACCTCAAGCGCCTGGGGCTGTGGGACGACGTCATGATCATGGACCTCAAGCATTTCAAGGGTTCGCTGCACCCCATCGACCGCGTGCCGCAGGACATCAAGGCGCTTTACTCCACGGCCTTCGAGGTCGAACCCCAGTGGCTAGTAGAGGCAGCCTCGCGCCGCCAGAAGTGGATTGACCAGGCACAGAGCCTGAACATCTATATGGCCGGCGCATCGGGCAAGAAGCTCGACGACACCTACAAACTTGCCTGGATCCGGGGTCTGAAGACGACTTACTACCTGCGCACGCAAAGCGCTACGCACGTCGAGATGAGCACGGTCAACACGCGCCAGCTCAACGCAGTTTCGTCAGGCAATGATGGTGGCTCCTCTGCTTCTCTGGCTACCCCCCACGCCAGACCCAGCGCGCTGGAAGCTGCGGCCGCAGCAGCGGCCCAGCAGACATCCGCAGTGCCTGCCACCGACGTCAAGTTCTGCGCTATCGATGATCCTGGCTGCGAGGCCTGCCAATAA
- a CDS encoding ribonucleotide-diphosphate reductase subunit beta — MLTWDEEVKPSSQNQLDGGLNKSHLAGQPPLPFQTPSLQEVHASMTASSATPAAPAAATHRRVNAADKRIINGQTDVNQLVPFKYKWAWEKYLATCANHWMPQEVNMTRDIALWKDPNGLTDDERRIIKRNLGFFVTADSLAANNIVLGTYRHITAPECRQFLLRQAFEEAIHTHAYQYIVESLGLDESEIFNAYNEVQSIRDKDEFLIPFIEAIMDPNFHTGTPENDQTLLKSLIVFACLMEGLFFYVGFTQILALGRQNKMTGAAEQYQYILRDESMHCNFGIDLINQLKLENPHLWTAEFKAEIKALFLKAVELEYRYAEDTMPRGVLGMNASMFKGYLRYIANRRATQIGLETLFPNEENPFPWMSEMIDLKKERNFFETRVIEYQSGGALSWD; from the coding sequence ATGTTGACCTGGGACGAAGAAGTCAAGCCCTCATCGCAAAATCAACTGGACGGTGGACTGAACAAGAGCCACCTGGCGGGACAGCCGCCTTTGCCTTTCCAGACCCCGTCGCTGCAAGAAGTGCACGCATCGATGACTGCCTCGTCGGCAACACCAGCAGCACCTGCAGCTGCCACACATCGCAGGGTGAATGCGGCCGACAAGCGCATCATCAACGGCCAGACCGACGTCAACCAGCTGGTGCCTTTCAAGTACAAGTGGGCGTGGGAAAAGTACCTCGCAACCTGCGCCAATCACTGGATGCCCCAAGAAGTGAACATGACGCGCGACATCGCGTTGTGGAAGGATCCCAACGGCCTGACGGACGACGAGCGCCGCATCATCAAGCGCAACCTGGGGTTTTTTGTCACTGCCGATTCTCTGGCCGCCAACAACATCGTGCTGGGCACCTATCGGCACATTACAGCGCCAGAGTGTCGTCAGTTCCTGCTGCGCCAGGCGTTTGAAGAAGCGATTCATACACACGCCTACCAGTACATCGTGGAGTCACTGGGGTTGGACGAGAGCGAAATTTTCAACGCTTACAACGAAGTCCAATCCATCCGCGACAAGGACGAGTTCCTGATCCCCTTCATCGAGGCGATCATGGATCCAAACTTCCACACCGGCACCCCCGAAAACGACCAGACCCTGCTCAAGTCGCTGATCGTTTTCGCCTGCCTGATGGAAGGCCTGTTTTTCTATGTTGGCTTCACGCAGATCCTGGCCCTGGGCCGCCAGAACAAGATGACAGGTGCCGCCGAGCAGTACCAGTACATACTGCGCGACGAGTCCATGCACTGCAACTTCGGCATCGACCTGATCAACCAGCTCAAGCTCGAAAACCCCCATCTTTGGACAGCCGAATTCAAGGCCGAAATCAAGGCGCTGTTCCTCAAGGCGGTGGAGCTGGAGTACCGCTACGCGGAAGACACCATGCCACGTGGCGTGCTGGGCATGAACGCCTCCATGTTCAAAGGCTACCTGCGTTACATCGCCAATCGGCGTGCTACACAGATCGGACTGGAAACGCTGTTCCCCAACGAAGAAAACCCGTTCCCGTGGATGAGCGAAATGATCGATCTGAAGAAGGAACGCAACTTCTTCGAGACCCGGGTTATTGAATACCAGTCCGGTGGTGCGCTGTCCTGGGACTAG
- a CDS encoding histone: protein MATAKKPAAKKAAPAKKAAPAKKAVAAKKAAPAKKAAAPAKKAAPAKKAVAAKKAAPAKKAAAPAKKAAPAKKAVAAKKAAPAKKAAAPAKKAAPAKKAVAAKKAAPAKKAAAPAKKAAPAKKAVAAKKAAPAKKAAAPAKKAAPAKKAVAAKKPAAPAKKAAPAKKAPKAPAPAAAPAAQTTLNPQAAWPFPTGNKP from the coding sequence ATGGCAACTGCGAAAAAACCAGCCGCTAAAAAAGCAGCACCGGCAAAGAAAGCCGCTCCCGCCAAGAAGGCTGTAGCAGCGAAAAAGGCTGCACCTGCCAAGAAGGCAGCAGCACCGGCAAAGAAAGCCGCTCCCGCCAAGAAGGCTGTAGCAGCGAAGAAGGCCGCACCTGCCAAGAAGGCAGCGGCACCGGCAAAGAAAGCCGCTCCCGCCAAGAAGGCTGTAGCAGCGAAAAAGGCTGCACCTGCCAAGAAGGCAGCAGCACCGGCAAAGAAAGCCGCTCCCGCCAAGAAGGCTGTAGCAGCGAAGAAGGCCGCACCTGCCAAGAAGGCAGCGGCACCGGCAAAGAAAGCCGCTCCCGCCAAGAAGGCTGTAGCAGCAAAGAAGGCTGCACCTGCCAAGAAGGCAGCGGCACCGGCAAAGAAAGCCGCTCCCGCCAAGAAGGCTGTAGCAGCGAAGAAGCCCGCCGCCCCCGCAAAAAAGGCCGCTCCCGCGAAGAAGGCCCCCAAGGCGCCTGCCCCTGCTGCTGCACCCGCCGCTCAAACTACTTTGAACCCCCAGGCGGCGTGGCCTTTCCCTACGGGCAACAAGCCCTGA
- a CDS encoding carbohydrate kinase family protein: MAVLICGSLAFDTIMTFEGRFAEQILPDQLHILNVSFLVPSLRRDFGGCAGNIAYSLKLLGGEPLPMAMLGSDGAEYLQRLESLGISARHVGQVQDTYTAQAMIMTDRDNNQITAFHPGAMMQAHRNRIVPGMGVNVGIIAPDGRDAMLEHAAQFVAAGIPFVFDPGQGLPMFNGEELARFVEQATWVTVNDYEGKMLCDRTGWTLAEISHKVQGLVVTLGAEGCEIWVGGEKTHVHAAVPAQVVDPTGCGDAWRGALLFGLEQGWPLVRCAELGNRVGALKIAQRGPQNYTLDFKAA, translated from the coding sequence ATGGCTGTCCTTATCTGCGGTTCCCTGGCATTCGACACCATCATGACGTTCGAAGGACGCTTTGCCGAGCAGATACTGCCCGACCAGTTGCACATCCTGAACGTATCGTTTCTCGTGCCTTCATTGCGGCGTGATTTTGGAGGCTGTGCTGGCAACATTGCCTACAGCCTCAAACTGTTGGGTGGCGAGCCGCTGCCGATGGCGATGTTGGGCAGCGACGGGGCTGAGTATCTGCAACGCCTGGAATCCCTGGGGATCAGTGCCCGCCACGTGGGGCAGGTGCAGGACACCTACACCGCGCAAGCCATGATCATGACGGACCGGGACAACAACCAGATCACGGCGTTTCACCCCGGTGCAATGATGCAGGCGCACCGGAACCGGATCGTGCCTGGCATGGGTGTGAACGTGGGGATCATTGCGCCAGACGGTCGTGACGCCATGCTGGAGCACGCGGCGCAGTTTGTCGCAGCGGGTATTCCTTTTGTGTTCGATCCGGGCCAGGGGCTGCCCATGTTCAATGGAGAAGAGCTGGCGCGATTTGTTGAACAAGCCACCTGGGTGACGGTGAACGATTACGAAGGAAAAATGCTTTGCGACCGCACGGGCTGGACTCTTGCCGAGATCTCGCACAAGGTGCAGGGACTGGTGGTGACGCTTGGCGCAGAAGGCTGCGAGATCTGGGTAGGTGGAGAGAAAACCCATGTGCATGCGGCCGTGCCCGCCCAGGTGGTGGACCCAACGGGATGTGGCGACGCGTGGCGCGGCGCACTGCTGTTTGGCCTGGAACAAGGTTGGCCGCTGGTGCGTTGTGCCGAGCTCGGCAATCGGGTGGGCGCGCTCAAGATCGCACAGCGCGGGCCGCAGAACTACACCCTCGATTTCAAGGCTGCGTAA
- a CDS encoding DUF3426 domain-containing protein, protein MTEAASFKQADRMGASLDSAAGALADPASGLSAPAGYELPSAPLPDEEDLVPVPDISVGAAPMEFPALELPAKRSSIGGDSELAEMAPTAAVPASAVVGATAPLPPLNFVPEAEPLSLVEDDSPAAVLQPPPRKPLSASGGGQHIDDEEGLAASEQEVSFVIAARRKAFWRKPMVRAGLFLVLSTLMVALALQVAVQERDRLAAMDPRSRPWVTALCGPLGCEIAPPRQIADVVIDSSAFNKARGDSYQFSVTIKNKASIPLATPAVELTLTDTQDQPVLRRVLLPNDMGAPGALPARGEWSASVSVIVTTGGARVAGYRLLAFYP, encoded by the coding sequence GTGACGGAGGCCGCTTCTTTCAAGCAAGCCGACCGCATGGGTGCTTCTTTAGACAGCGCTGCCGGTGCTCTCGCCGATCCCGCGAGTGGACTCTCTGCGCCAGCAGGCTACGAGCTGCCGTCGGCACCGTTGCCGGATGAAGAGGACCTCGTTCCTGTGCCAGATATTTCGGTGGGCGCAGCTCCTATGGAGTTTCCTGCCCTGGAGTTGCCTGCGAAGCGCTCATCCATTGGGGGGGATTCGGAGTTGGCCGAAATGGCTCCAACTGCGGCCGTACCTGCTTCTGCGGTTGTGGGGGCGACAGCACCCTTGCCGCCACTGAATTTTGTGCCGGAGGCAGAGCCCCTCTCGCTGGTGGAAGATGACTCCCCTGCAGCAGTGTTGCAGCCGCCTCCGCGCAAACCATTGTCGGCCTCGGGTGGCGGGCAGCACATTGACGACGAAGAAGGTCTGGCAGCGTCGGAACAGGAAGTCAGCTTTGTGATTGCTGCCCGGCGCAAGGCGTTCTGGCGCAAGCCAATGGTGCGGGCGGGCCTGTTCCTTGTGCTCTCGACATTGATGGTGGCGCTTGCCTTGCAAGTGGCCGTTCAGGAGCGCGATCGGCTGGCGGCGATGGATCCTCGTTCGCGACCGTGGGTGACGGCACTCTGTGGTCCTCTTGGGTGCGAGATCGCGCCACCGCGCCAGATCGCTGATGTGGTTATAGACAGTTCCGCGTTCAACAAGGCCCGGGGTGACAGCTATCAATTTTCGGTGACCATCAAAAACAAGGCCTCGATACCACTGGCGACACCTGCGGTCGAGCTCACGTTAACCGACACGCAGGACCAGCCCGTGCTTCGAAGGGTGCTGTTGCCGAACGACATGGGAGCTCCCGGCGCGTTGCCCGCCCGGGGGGAATGGAGCGCGTCCGTGTCGGTGATCGTGACTACCGGTGGAGCGCGCGTGGCCGGATATCGGCTGCTGGCTTTTTATCCCTGA
- the prmA gene encoding 50S ribosomal protein L11 methyltransferase, with protein sequence MFELSLMCPEDRIEAVSDALDALDALSVSVEDADAQTDAEQALFGEPGMPPPKDGWQRSRVVALFPSEVAAREAQQLLVVQDFFAGCQVLGIAHVPEQDWVRLTQSQFAPVDITPDFWIVPTWHELPAQAKRSIRLDPGLAFGTGTHPTTRMCLRWIACHGAIEPSMGDPLGRVLDYGCGSGILAIGAAKFGAMDIDAVDIDPAAVESTALNAKANDVLLHAGLPDKARGEYQTVLANILATPLRVLAPLLCSHVAPGGNLVLAGILERQVDELKAAYAPWVPLEVSDAEDGWILMTARR encoded by the coding sequence ATGTTTGAGCTGAGTCTGATGTGCCCTGAGGACCGGATCGAAGCGGTCAGCGATGCGCTGGATGCGCTCGATGCTCTGTCCGTTTCGGTAGAGGATGCCGATGCGCAGACGGACGCCGAACAGGCCCTGTTTGGCGAGCCTGGCATGCCCCCGCCCAAGGATGGCTGGCAACGCAGTCGCGTGGTGGCTTTGTTCCCCTCCGAGGTGGCGGCCCGCGAAGCACAGCAGTTGCTGGTGGTGCAGGATTTTTTCGCGGGCTGCCAGGTGCTCGGCATTGCCCATGTGCCCGAGCAGGACTGGGTGCGGCTCACGCAGTCGCAGTTTGCGCCCGTGGACATCACGCCCGACTTTTGGATTGTCCCCACCTGGCATGAATTGCCAGCCCAGGCAAAGCGCAGCATCCGGCTCGATCCGGGCCTGGCCTTTGGCACTGGCACGCATCCCACAACGCGCATGTGCCTGCGCTGGATTGCCTGCCATGGCGCCATCGAACCATCCATGGGCGATCCGTTGGGCCGGGTTCTGGACTATGGCTGTGGCTCCGGCATCCTTGCTATCGGTGCCGCCAAGTTTGGCGCTATGGATATCGATGCGGTGGATATCGATCCTGCGGCTGTCGAATCCACGGCGCTGAATGCGAAAGCCAATGACGTGTTGCTCCATGCGGGGCTGCCGGACAAGGCGCGGGGTGAATACCAGACGGTGTTGGCCAACATTCTTGCCACGCCCCTTCGCGTGCTGGCGCCCCTCCTGTGCAGCCACGTGGCCCCTGGGGGAAACCTGGTACTGGCGGGAATTCTCGAACGCCAGGTTGACGAACTGAAAGCGGCTTACGCCCCTTGGGTTCCGCTGGAAGTGTCGGACGCAGAGGATGGCTGGATACTGATGACAGCCCGCCGCTGA
- the accC gene encoding acetyl-CoA carboxylase biotin carboxylase subunit, which produces MFKKILVANRGEIALRIQRACRELGVKAVMVYSEADRDAKYVKLAEEAVCIGPAPSPLSYLNMPAIISAAEVTDAEAIHPGYGFLSENADFAERVEKSGFQFIGPTPESIRIMGDKVSAKHAMIRAGVPCVPGSEGELPDDPVQIRRIAKAVGYPVIIKAAGGGGGRGMRVVHTEAALVNAVQMTKAEAGAAFGNPAVYMEKFLQNPRHIEIQVLADKHRNAVYLGERDCSMQRRHQKVIEEAPAPGIPRKLIEKIGERCVAACKKIGYRGAGTFEFLYENGEFYFIEMNTRVQVEHPVTEWITGVDIVKTQIMVAAGEKLPFTQRQIEIRGHAIECRINAEDPYKFIPSPGRITTWHPPGGPGVRVDSHAYTNYFVPPNYDSMIGKIIVHGDTREQALARMRTALSETVIEGINTNVPLHRELMVDAKFMAGGTNIHYLEEWLSQHKR; this is translated from the coding sequence ATGTTTAAAAAAATCCTGGTCGCAAACCGTGGTGAGATCGCTCTGCGCATCCAGCGCGCCTGCCGTGAGCTGGGCGTGAAGGCTGTGATGGTCTATTCCGAGGCTGACCGCGACGCCAAGTACGTCAAGCTGGCCGAAGAAGCGGTGTGCATCGGCCCCGCGCCCTCGCCGCTGTCTTACCTCAACATGCCAGCCATCATTTCGGCCGCCGAGGTGACCGATGCGGAAGCCATCCATCCGGGCTACGGGTTCCTGTCCGAAAACGCGGACTTTGCCGAGCGTGTGGAAAAAAGCGGATTTCAGTTCATTGGCCCCACCCCCGAATCCATCCGGATCATGGGTGACAAGGTATCGGCCAAGCACGCGATGATCCGCGCAGGCGTTCCCTGCGTACCGGGCTCGGAGGGCGAGTTGCCCGATGACCCCGTTCAGATCCGTCGCATTGCCAAGGCCGTGGGCTACCCGGTCATCATCAAGGCTGCAGGCGGTGGGGGTGGTCGCGGCATGCGCGTGGTGCATACCGAGGCCGCACTGGTCAACGCCGTGCAGATGACCAAGGCAGAGGCCGGGGCAGCGTTTGGCAACCCGGCGGTGTACATGGAGAAGTTCCTCCAGAACCCGCGCCATATCGAGATCCAGGTCCTTGCGGACAAGCACCGCAACGCGGTTTATCTGGGCGAGCGCGACTGCTCTATGCAGCGCCGCCATCAGAAGGTGATCGAAGAGGCGCCAGCGCCTGGTATCCCGCGCAAGCTGATCGAGAAGATCGGCGAGCGCTGCGTGGCCGCTTGCAAGAAAATCGGCTACCGCGGCGCGGGCACGTTCGAGTTCCTGTACGAAAACGGTGAGTTCTACTTCATCGAGATGAACACCCGTGTGCAAGTGGAACACCCCGTCACCGAGTGGATCACCGGCGTGGACATCGTGAAGACGCAGATCATGGTCGCGGCGGGCGAGAAGCTGCCGTTCACCCAGCGCCAGATCGAGATCCGGGGCCATGCCATCGAGTGCCGGATCAATGCGGAAGACCCTTACAAGTTCATTCCGTCGCCCGGGCGTATCACAACGTGGCATCCACCAGGCGGCCCCGGCGTGCGTGTGGATTCGCATGCGTACACCAACTACTTTGTGCCGCCTAACTACGACTCGATGATCGGCAAGATCATCGTGCACGGCGACACGCGCGAGCAGGCCCTGGCCCGCATGCGCACGGCGCTGTCCGAGACGGTGATCGAAGGCATCAACACCAACGTGCCGCTGCACCGCGAGCTGATGGTGGACGCCAAGTTCATGGCCGGCGGCACCAACATCCACTACCTGGAAGAGTGGCTGTCGCAGCACAAGCGCTGA
- the accB gene encoding acetyl-CoA carboxylase biotin carboxyl carrier protein, producing the protein MDLRKLKTLIDLVSESNVSELEITEAEGKVRIVKSVGGVVQQFVPAPAQAPAAPAPAAATVAELPAPAVPSGHIVKSPMVGTFYRSSSPGAKAFVEVGSQVKEGETICIIEAMKILNEIEADKTGTVTRILGENGQAVEYGQPLFVIE; encoded by the coding sequence ATGGATCTGCGAAAACTCAAAACACTCATCGACCTCGTCTCCGAGTCGAACGTCTCCGAGCTGGAAATCACCGAGGCCGAGGGCAAGGTCCGTATCGTCAAGAGCGTGGGAGGTGTAGTGCAGCAGTTTGTGCCCGCCCCTGCGCAGGCGCCTGCCGCCCCTGCACCCGCTGCTGCCACTGTGGCCGAGCTGCCAGCGCCTGCGGTGCCATCAGGTCATATCGTCAAGTCGCCGATGGTGGGTACGTTCTACCGGTCTTCCAGCCCGGGCGCCAAGGCGTTTGTGGAGGTGGGCAGCCAGGTCAAGGAAGGCGAGACGATCTGCATCATCGAGGCCATGAAGATCCTCAATGAGATCGAGGCCGACAAGACAGGTACGGTCACCCGCATCCTGGGTGAAAACGGCCAGGCCGTGGAATACGGGCAGCCGTTGTTCGTCATTGAATGA
- a CDS encoding TlpA disulfide reductase family protein — protein sequence MTTPADLPESASAAPGARPSHSRRRLLYAGVAGAAALGGAGLAWWKFQPHAMEEGVEQALWSMEFERPEGGVVSLQSMAGKPLLLNFWATWCPPCVDELPMLNDFYRQQSPAGWQVLGLAIDQPSAVRKFLQRIPLEFPVGLAGLGGTDLGRSLGNLTGGLPFTVVLGASGRVLHRKMGQLTPQDLKQWAALR from the coding sequence ATGACCACTCCAGCTGATCTTCCTGAATCCGCCTCCGCGGCGCCTGGTGCGCGGCCTTCGCACAGTCGAAGGCGCCTGCTGTACGCCGGGGTCGCGGGTGCCGCTGCCCTGGGTGGCGCGGGTCTGGCATGGTGGAAGTTTCAACCGCATGCCATGGAGGAGGGTGTGGAGCAGGCGCTCTGGTCCATGGAGTTCGAGAGACCTGAAGGCGGCGTGGTGTCGCTCCAGTCCATGGCGGGCAAGCCGCTGCTGCTCAACTTCTGGGCCACCTGGTGCCCGCCGTGCGTGGATGAACTCCCCATGCTCAATGATTTTTACCGCCAGCAGTCTCCTGCCGGCTGGCAGGTGCTGGGGCTGGCCATCGACCAGCCTTCGGCGGTGCGCAAATTCCTGCAACGCATCCCTCTGGAGTTTCCGGTGGGGCTGGCCGGACTGGGCGGGACAGATCTGGGTCGGTCGCTGGGCAATCTCACGGGTGGCCTGCCGTTCACCGTGGTGCTGGGCGCCAGCGGTCGCGTGCTGCACCGTAAAATGGGGCAGTTAACCCCCCAGGACCTGAAACAGTGGGCAGCCCTTCGCTGA